Proteins co-encoded in one Stomoxys calcitrans chromosome 5, idStoCalc2.1, whole genome shotgun sequence genomic window:
- the LOC106085629 gene encoding clavesin-2-like yields MAKIEALNEELQKIANEELGEITQRIPKDLDAFKLWIQHQPHLKVRDDDQFLIQFLRGCKYSLEKAKGKLDLFFSLKGKYPELCNLTNVDEPKFREMNGVGFQLLPKPLNGTGPRIVAVRYNFSTSKYAIDDIFHQSCALHEAMIMNDPYACICGLVYIVDFSQATASHYLQMTPSFCKKLVIFLEKSMPLRIKSVYYIRTATAAQHFFKMLLPFFSEKLRQRIHIMGHDLSDLLQDIPPSYLPQDFGGELPLLDELASSMDDMWDKHKEYFKMNALCGCDESLRPGKPLDIDGLFGVGGSFRQIIVD; encoded by the exons ATGGCAAAAATAGAAGCTCTGAATGAGGAGTTGCAGAAAATCGCCAACGAGGAATTGGGTGAAATTACCCAAAGGATACCCAAAGATCTGGATGCATTTAAATTATGGATACAACATCAGCCTCATTTGAAGGTGCGGGATGATGATCAATTCCTCATTCAATTCTTAAGAGGCTGTAAATATAGCCTGGAAAAGGCTAAAGGAAAattagatttatttttttccttGAAAGGCAAATATCCAGAATTGTGTAATCTCACCAATGTGGATGAACCCAAGTTTAGAGAAATGAATGGAGTGGG TTTTCAGTTACTACCCAAACCTTTAAATGGCACAGGACCAAGAATTGTGGCTGTCCGCTATAATTTCTCCACCTCCAAATACGCCATTGATGATATTTTCCATCAAAGCTGCGCCTTGCATGAAGCAATGATAATGAATGATCCATATGCCTGTATTTGCGGCCTCGTCTACATTGTGGACTTTAGCCAAGCCACTGCTAGTCACTATCTACAAATGACACCCAGTTTTTGTAAAAAGCTGGTGATCTTTCTGGAAAAATCCATGCCCTTACGcataaaatcggtttattatatAAGGACTGCAACGGCAGCTCAACACTTTTTCAAAATGTTACTTCCTTTCTTTTCAGAGAAATTACGCCAAAGG ATCCATATTATGGGTCATGACTTAAGTGACCTGTTACAGGACATACCTCCTTCATATTTACCTCAGGATTTCGGTGGTGAATTACCTTTATTGGATGAACTTGCTTCGAGTATGGATGATATGTGGGACAAACATAAAGAATATTTCAAAATGAATGCTTTGTGTGGATGTGATGAGAGTTTACGTCCTGGCAAGCCCCTAGATATTGATGGCTTATTCGGTGTAGGTGGATCATTTAGGCAAATTATTGTCGATTAA